A stretch of Arthrobacter sp. NEB 688 DNA encodes these proteins:
- the tig gene encoding trigger factor, protein MKSAVETLSPTRVKLTVEVPFDELKPLLDDAYRTIGGQIQVPGFRKGKVPARIIDQRVGRGAVVQEAVNEALPRFFAEAAEAEDVRAIGQPEVDVTAVPLEDGQELTFTVETDVRPTIELPELTGIAVSVDDVTVSDEDVEERMTSLRERFGTLVGVDRAVEDGDHVSVDLRAEIGGEEIDSVTGISYEVGSGNMLPGMDEALIGMAAGETKTFTAPLAGGDHEGEDAECTVTVQTVKVRELPELDDEFAQLASQFDTMDELRADVVTQAEQAKKYEQGIQARDKVLEHLLETVEVPVPEGIVKAEVDAHLEGENRMDDDEHRAEVDESTRKALKAQFLLDAIAEKLEVRVEQPELIEYLVMSAQQYGMDPNQFAQALDQQGQVPSMVQEVARRKALAAVLDDATVTDASGNAVDLDELVPDAEDDEAVADDAEVETTDAAEATDEAGDDTTEESAKA, encoded by the coding sequence GTGAAGAGTGCCGTCGAGACCCTGAGCCCGACCCGGGTCAAGCTGACCGTTGAGGTCCCGTTCGACGAGCTGAAGCCGCTGCTCGACGACGCGTACCGGACCATCGGTGGCCAGATCCAGGTCCCCGGCTTCCGGAAGGGCAAGGTCCCGGCCCGGATCATCGACCAGCGCGTCGGCCGCGGCGCCGTCGTCCAGGAGGCCGTCAACGAGGCCCTCCCGCGCTTCTTCGCCGAGGCCGCCGAGGCCGAGGACGTGCGCGCCATCGGCCAGCCCGAGGTCGACGTCACCGCCGTGCCCCTCGAGGACGGCCAGGAGCTGACCTTCACCGTCGAGACCGACGTGCGCCCGACCATCGAGCTCCCCGAGCTGACCGGCATCGCCGTGAGCGTCGACGACGTCACCGTCTCCGACGAGGACGTCGAGGAGCGGATGACCTCGCTGCGCGAGCGCTTCGGCACCCTCGTGGGCGTCGACCGCGCCGTCGAGGACGGCGACCACGTGTCCGTCGACCTGCGCGCCGAGATCGGCGGCGAGGAGATCGACTCCGTCACCGGCATCTCCTACGAGGTCGGCAGCGGCAACATGCTCCCGGGCATGGACGAGGCGCTCATCGGCATGGCCGCGGGCGAGACCAAGACCTTCACCGCGCCCCTGGCCGGCGGCGACCACGAGGGCGAGGACGCCGAGTGCACCGTCACCGTCCAGACCGTCAAGGTCCGTGAGCTCCCCGAGCTCGACGACGAGTTCGCCCAGCTCGCCTCCCAGTTCGACACGATGGACGAGCTGCGCGCCGACGTCGTGACCCAGGCCGAGCAGGCCAAGAAGTACGAGCAGGGCATCCAGGCCCGCGACAAGGTGCTCGAGCACCTCCTCGAGACCGTCGAGGTCCCGGTGCCCGAGGGCATCGTCAAGGCCGAGGTCGACGCCCACCTCGAGGGCGAGAACCGGATGGACGACGACGAGCACCGTGCGGAGGTCGACGAGTCGACCCGCAAGGCGCTCAAGGCCCAGTTCCTCCTCGACGCCATCGCCGAGAAGCTCGAGGTCCGCGTCGAGCAGCCCGAGCTCATCGAGTACCTCGTGATGAGCGCGCAGCAGTACGGGATGGACCCGAACCAGTTCGCGCAGGCGCTCGACCAGCAGGGCCAGGTGCCCTCGATGGTCCAGGAGGTCGCCCGCCGCAAGGCGCTCGCGGCCGTCCTCGACGACGCCACCGTCACCGACGCCAGCGGCAACGCCGTCGACCTCGACGAGCTCGTCCCGGACGCCGAGGACGACGAGGCCGTGGCCGACGACGCCGAGGTCGAGACGACCGACGCCGCCGAGGCGACCGACGAGGCCGGCGACGACACCACGGAGGAGTCGGCCAAGGCCTGA
- a CDS encoding mechanosensitive ion channel family protein — translation MPVTDLFPLLDIATPTTEEVSTYWDKLQEWALTNGVKIVLVLVLGFVARWAAHRLIGRVVATMTSRTASRLATSGGAGRVLANATGIANERHRQRVETMGSLLRSISTFVLAIITALTVMALLGLPLGPLLASAGVGGVAIGFGAQSLVKDFLSGIFMILEDQYGVGDVIDTGEAIGTVEEVTLRVTRLRDANGVTWYVRNGEVIRIGNLSQGYAAAWIDMPVSYLEPIEKVLEVVRRTTEDFGNDPEWEPKITEPPTVLGVDAITGQTVTVRVLVKCLPGENFGVQRELRLRLKDAFDAAGIQGPPLPPFATGAHS, via the coding sequence ATGCCCGTGACTGACCTGTTCCCCCTGCTCGACATCGCCACCCCGACCACCGAGGAGGTGAGCACCTACTGGGACAAGCTCCAGGAGTGGGCGCTCACCAACGGCGTGAAGATCGTCCTCGTCCTCGTCCTCGGGTTCGTCGCCCGCTGGGCGGCGCACCGGCTCATCGGCCGGGTCGTCGCGACGATGACCTCCCGGACGGCCAGCCGGCTCGCGACGAGCGGCGGGGCCGGACGGGTCCTCGCCAACGCCACCGGCATCGCCAACGAGCGGCACCGGCAGCGCGTCGAGACGATGGGCTCGCTGCTGCGCAGCATCTCGACCTTCGTGCTGGCGATCATCACGGCGCTGACGGTCATGGCGCTGCTCGGGCTGCCGCTCGGGCCGCTGCTGGCCTCGGCCGGCGTCGGTGGCGTGGCCATCGGCTTCGGGGCGCAGAGCCTGGTCAAGGACTTCCTGTCGGGGATCTTCATGATCCTCGAGGACCAGTACGGGGTCGGTGACGTCATCGACACGGGCGAGGCCATCGGCACGGTCGAGGAGGTCACGCTGCGCGTCACGCGGCTGCGCGACGCGAACGGCGTCACCTGGTACGTGCGCAACGGCGAGGTCATCCGGATCGGCAACCTGTCGCAGGGGTACGCGGCGGCGTGGATCGACATGCCCGTCTCCTACCTCGAGCCGATCGAGAAGGTGCTCGAGGTCGTGCGCCGCACGACGGAGGACTTCGGCAACGACCCCGAGTGGGAGCCGAAGATCACCGAGCCGCCGACCGTGCTCGGCGTCGACGCCATCACCGGCCAGACCGTGACCGTGCGGGTGCTCGTCAAGTGCCTGCCCGGCGAGAACTTCGGGGTGCAGCGCGAGCTGCGGCTGCGCCTCAAGGACGCGTTCGACGCGGCCGGCATCCAGGGCCCGCCGCTGCCCCCCTTCGCGACGGGAGCGCACTCGTGA
- a CDS encoding tRNA (guanine(46)-N(7))-methyltransferase TrmB, whose protein sequence is MAPGPVLDHEPREGVRTFTPRWRNSPLTDERMATLLPGRALPDGPLDPEAAFGRRGPVVLEIGSGHGAAAVAFCRSHPEADLVAVDVHVPGVARMLASAEEAGLRNLWVHPGDVLPLLTDRVAPGTLDAVHLFFPDPWPKSRHAKRRFVQQHTLSLVASRLRPGGHLLVATDIASYAQHCREQLAAHGGYDVVEGERPDWRPEDGFEAKGRRAGRSVHEFRCTLRS, encoded by the coding sequence GTGGCACCCGGCCCGGTCCTCGACCACGAGCCCCGCGAGGGCGTGCGCACCTTCACCCCGCGCTGGCGCAACAGCCCGCTGACCGACGAGCGGATGGCGACGCTGCTGCCCGGTCGCGCGCTGCCCGACGGCCCGCTCGACCCCGAGGCCGCCTTCGGCCGTCGCGGCCCCGTCGTCCTCGAGATCGGCTCCGGCCACGGCGCCGCCGCGGTCGCGTTCTGCCGGTCCCACCCGGAGGCCGACCTCGTCGCCGTCGACGTCCACGTGCCCGGCGTCGCCCGGATGCTCGCCTCCGCCGAGGAGGCCGGCCTGCGCAACCTCTGGGTCCACCCCGGCGACGTCCTGCCGCTGCTCACCGACCGGGTCGCCCCCGGCACCCTCGACGCGGTGCATCTGTTCTTCCCCGACCCGTGGCCCAAGTCGCGCCACGCGAAGCGGCGCTTCGTCCAGCAGCACACGCTCTCGCTCGTCGCCTCGCGGCTGCGGCCCGGCGGGCACCTGCTCGTCGCGACCGACATCGCGTCCTACGCGCAGCACTGCCGCGAGCAGCTCGCCGCCCACGGCGGGTACGACGTCGTCGAGGGGGAGCGGCCCGACTGGCGCCCCGAGGACGGCTTCGAGGCCAAGGGGCGGCGGGCCGGGCGGTCGGTGCACGAGTTCCGCTGCACCCTGCGCTCCTGA
- a CDS encoding RpiB/LacA/LacB family sugar-phosphate isomerase: protein MLGDLAAFLEAEGHEVTNHGPHAYDALDDYPVFVLRAAQAVAADPEALGVVLGGSGNGEQMAANKVPGLRAALCYDEELARLAREHNDARVISIGARMTDPELARAMVRTFVATPFSGEERHVRRIRMIEAFEADGTLPPTP from the coding sequence ATGCTCGGCGACCTCGCGGCCTTCCTCGAGGCCGAGGGGCACGAGGTCACCAACCACGGCCCGCACGCCTACGACGCCCTCGACGACTACCCCGTCTTCGTCCTGCGCGCGGCGCAGGCCGTCGCGGCCGACCCCGAGGCCCTCGGGGTCGTGCTCGGCGGGTCGGGCAACGGCGAGCAGATGGCCGCCAACAAGGTGCCCGGCCTGCGGGCGGCCCTCTGCTACGACGAGGAGCTCGCCCGGCTCGCGCGCGAGCACAACGACGCCCGCGTCATCTCCATCGGGGCCCGGATGACCGACCCCGAGCTGGCCCGCGCCATGGTGCGGACCTTCGTCGCGACCCCGTTCAGCGGCGAGGAGCGGCACGTGCGCCGGATCCGGATGATCGAGGCGTTCGAGGCCGACGGGACCCTGCCGCCGACCCCCTGA
- a CDS encoding globin encodes MSVYEEVGGAPTFERLVHAFYENVRADEPLRALYPEEDLAAAERRLRMFLEQYFGGPTTYSQERGHPRLRMRHVPYAVTLDMRDRWMRAMLRAVDAAGIPEPQAEQMRDYFLRAAHMLVNTDDGHGHPPLTP; translated from the coding sequence GTGAGCGTGTACGAGGAGGTCGGCGGCGCACCGACGTTCGAGCGGCTGGTGCACGCCTTCTACGAGAACGTGCGCGCGGACGAGCCGCTGCGCGCGCTCTACCCCGAGGAGGACCTCGCGGCGGCCGAGCGGCGGCTGCGGATGTTCCTCGAGCAGTACTTCGGCGGGCCGACGACCTACAGCCAGGAGCGGGGCCACCCGCGGCTGCGGATGAGGCACGTGCCGTACGCGGTGACGCTCGACATGCGCGACCGGTGGATGCGGGCGATGCTCCGCGCGGTCGACGCGGCCGGCATCCCCGAGCCGCAGGCGGAGCAGATGCGCGACTACTTCCTGCGCGCCGCGCACATGCTCGTCAACACCGACGACGGGCACGGGCACCCGCCCCTCACGCCCTGA
- a CDS encoding DUF389 domain-containing protein, whose product MLSLRISVPGSLTDDVLALLESDDYVTGLAVHRGASRIPPGDVVTADIAREGANPVIDGLRALGVHEEGTIRIETVDTWLSRDGLEAERLAPGASADAVVWTEVGHRAYSEAELNWTYTSFMVLATLIAGVAIVLDSPILVIGAMVLGPEFGPVAAIGLAIVRRKAGLLGIAARTLVLGFLAGMLATAVAGLAGRLLGWVTYEDIVGERPATAFIYTPDRWSFVVAVIAAAAGVLSLTSARTGGLSGVFISVTTVPAAANVSLGASFGAWHEVTGSLAQLGLNLAGMAVAGALTLALQQAVWSRVPVRRRTLVRRRGVLGHPDY is encoded by the coding sequence GTGCTGTCACTGCGGATCTCCGTCCCCGGGTCACTGACCGACGACGTCCTCGCGCTGCTGGAGTCCGACGACTACGTCACCGGGCTCGCCGTGCACCGGGGCGCCTCGCGCATCCCGCCGGGCGACGTCGTCACCGCCGACATCGCCCGCGAGGGCGCCAACCCGGTCATCGACGGGCTGCGTGCCCTGGGGGTGCACGAGGAGGGGACGATCCGGATCGAGACCGTCGACACCTGGCTCTCCCGGGACGGCCTCGAGGCCGAGCGGCTCGCGCCCGGCGCCAGCGCCGACGCGGTCGTGTGGACGGAGGTCGGTCACCGGGCCTACTCCGAGGCCGAGCTCAACTGGACCTACACCTCGTTCATGGTCCTGGCCACGCTCATCGCGGGCGTCGCGATCGTGCTGGACTCCCCCATCCTCGTCATCGGCGCGATGGTCCTCGGGCCGGAGTTCGGCCCGGTGGCGGCGATCGGCCTGGCCATCGTGCGCCGCAAGGCGGGGCTGCTCGGCATCGCCGCGCGCACGCTCGTCCTCGGCTTCCTCGCCGGGATGCTGGCCACGGCGGTGGCCGGGCTGGCCGGGCGGCTCCTCGGCTGGGTGACGTACGAGGACATCGTCGGCGAGCGACCGGCGACGGCGTTCATCTACACCCCGGACCGCTGGAGCTTCGTCGTCGCGGTCATCGCCGCCGCGGCGGGCGTCCTGTCGCTCACCTCGGCCCGCACCGGCGGCCTGTCGGGCGTCTTCATCTCCGTCACGACGGTGCCGGCCGCCGCGAACGTCTCGCTCGGGGCGTCGTTCGGCGCGTGGCACGAGGTGACCGGCTCGCTCGCGCAGCTCGGGCTCAACCTCGCCGGGATGGCGGTGGCCGGCGCCCTGACGCTGGCCCTCCAGCAGGCGGTGTGGTCGCGGGTGCCGGTGCGGCGCCGGACGCTCGTGCGTCGGCGGGGCGTCCTCGGCCACCCGGACTACTGA
- a CDS encoding LacI family DNA-binding transcriptional regulator → MSQPRQAGDRRPTLRDVAERAGVSTSTASLVFSGKGPVSPATADRVRTAAEELHFAGPDPLASSLRQGRVGTVAVVVEAPLRDAFRDPFALAVLDGLAEELEAAGRSMLLVAQPADDPVRAVGQLATQAVDAAVFPLCGLRDNPVVAHLVARGVPLVGSGAPADPGVAHVRVDEEAAIGLTTRHVLDLGHTRVASVAMALRPGATTRAVTAEDLEAALYPDAEGRLRGFWALAGPDAPVVQAADLTVGAGEAAGRLLLDRPAAQRPTGVVAQSDLLAAGVVRAAEALGLDVPGEVSVTGFDGVDLPWLDATLTTVLQPGAEKGRALGRLVRAALDGEPVPDVDFPVALRPGTTTAPPPAG, encoded by the coding sequence ATGAGCCAGCCACGTCAAGCCGGGGACCGCCGTCCCACCCTGCGCGACGTGGCCGAACGGGCCGGCGTCTCGACCTCGACCGCCTCCCTCGTCTTCAGCGGCAAGGGTCCGGTCTCGCCGGCCACCGCCGACCGGGTGCGCACGGCCGCCGAGGAGCTGCACTTCGCCGGCCCCGACCCGCTCGCCTCCTCCCTGCGCCAGGGCCGCGTCGGCACCGTCGCCGTCGTCGTCGAGGCCCCGCTGCGCGACGCCTTCCGCGACCCCTTCGCGCTCGCCGTCCTCGACGGCCTCGCCGAGGAGCTCGAGGCCGCCGGCCGCTCGATGCTCCTCGTCGCCCAGCCCGCCGACGACCCCGTCCGCGCGGTGGGGCAGCTCGCGACCCAGGCCGTCGACGCGGCCGTCTTCCCCCTCTGCGGGCTGCGCGACAACCCGGTCGTCGCCCACCTCGTGGCGCGGGGCGTCCCCCTCGTCGGCAGCGGCGCGCCGGCCGACCCCGGCGTCGCGCACGTGCGGGTCGACGAGGAGGCCGCCATCGGCCTGACCACGCGGCACGTGCTGGACCTCGGGCACACCCGCGTCGCCTCGGTCGCGATGGCCCTGCGCCCCGGGGCCACCACCCGCGCCGTCACCGCAGAGGACCTGGAGGCCGCGCTCTACCCGGATGCCGAGGGGCGGCTGCGGGGGTTCTGGGCGCTCGCCGGCCCGGACGCCCCCGTCGTCCAGGCGGCCGACCTCACCGTGGGGGCCGGCGAGGCCGCCGGCCGCCTCCTGCTCGACCGCCCGGCCGCGCAGCGCCCCACCGGCGTCGTCGCCCAGTCCGACCTGCTCGCCGCCGGGGTCGTCCGGGCCGCCGAGGCGCTCGGGCTCGACGTCCCGGGCGAGGTGTCCGTCACCGGGTTCGACGGCGTCGACCTGCCGTGGCTCGACGCGACGCTGACCACCGTCCTGCAGCCCGGCGCCGAGAAGGGCCGGGCCCTCGGGCGGCTGGTCCGCGCGGCCCTCGACGGTGAGCCCGTGCCCGACGTCGACTTCCCGGTGGCGCTGCGCCCCGGTACGACGACCGCGCCCCCGCCGGCCGGCTGA
- a CDS encoding DsbA family protein, translated as MTSRWMGEVEQVRDVDVTWSVMSLSVLNEGRDLPEQYREMMDKGWGPVRVVVAARAAHGDEVVKPLYDALGTRIHHREQDYDTAIARALEDVGLPAELAQAATSDAHDTELRASHQRAIDLVGDDVGTPVVAVDGVAFFGPVVTPAPKGEAAGLLWDGCVLVARTPGFYELKRSRTQGPIFDTEG; from the coding sequence ATGACCTCCCGCTGGATGGGCGAGGTCGAGCAGGTCCGTGACGTCGACGTCACCTGGTCGGTCATGAGCCTGTCGGTCCTCAACGAGGGGCGCGACCTGCCCGAGCAGTACCGCGAGATGATGGACAAGGGCTGGGGCCCCGTCCGTGTCGTCGTCGCCGCGCGGGCCGCCCACGGCGACGAGGTCGTCAAGCCCCTCTACGACGCGCTCGGCACCCGCATCCACCACCGCGAGCAGGACTACGACACCGCGATCGCCAGGGCGCTCGAGGACGTCGGCCTGCCGGCCGAGCTCGCGCAGGCCGCGACCTCCGACGCCCACGACACCGAGCTGCGCGCGAGCCACCAGCGCGCCATCGACCTCGTCGGCGACGACGTGGGCACGCCGGTCGTCGCCGTCGACGGCGTCGCGTTCTTCGGCCCGGTCGTCACCCCCGCACCCAAGGGCGAGGCGGCCGGCCTGCTCTGGGACGGCTGCGTCCTCGTCGCGCGCACCCCGGGCTTCTACGAGCTCAAGCGCTCGCGCACGCAGGGCCCGATCTTCGACACGGAGGGCTGA
- the pepN gene encoding aminopeptidase N, with protein sequence MPGTNLTRDEAAARSALVSVDTHDVVLDVTASEATFPTRSTIRFSCTQPGAETFLDFVGASVESITVNGTPLDPAAHFADSRIRLTGLAEHNEVVVEATGRFTNTGEGLHRFVDPVDDEVYLYTQFEVPDSRRMYPVFEQPDLKAEFAFTVTAPAHWQVVSNSPTPQPQPAGEGTATWAFERTPRISSYITALVAGPYDVVRDSATTRNGEVPLGIFCRKSLTPYLDADNLFALTKRGFTFFEEEFDCAYPFAKYDQLFSPEYNMGAMENAGCVTIAEVYVFRSKVPDALVERRALTVLHELAHMWFGDLVTMRWWDDLWLNESFAEWASTTCQAEATEWVDAWTTFGTYEKDWAYRQDQLSTTHPIVAEINDLQDVEVNFDGITYAKGASVLKQLVAYVGRDAFREGLRTYFRKHAWGNTTLDDLLTELEATSGRDLRAWSRLWLETAGVNTLRPAVEVDEYGRITSAAVEQTFAEGYATLRPHRLGIGLYEERDGELHRTDLLEVDVDGERTEVPALVGRQQPDLLLVNDEDLAYAKIRLDERSLATALAHPRGFTSSLPRALVLASAWDMTRDGEMGARRFADLVLASLPGESDSTLLRTLLMQLRTAVLSYTAPAHRDATRAATRDRLWEVARAATPGSDAQLQLVTAAAGLTSAGDDTTTLRGLYEGTEVLDGLGVDFEMRWTLLTALAAAGASSEDEVAAELRREDTATARERAARTLAAVPTSEAKERAWREAVDETGRPNAIVDASGMGFARPGTPAELLTPFVERYHAMLDSVQQKGSHALVESIVAGFYPHPLVDAHLLEATQAWLDGNPDAPAGLRRLVAENRDPVARALAAQERDARD encoded by the coding sequence GTGCCCGGCACGAACCTCACGCGCGACGAGGCGGCCGCCCGATCGGCCCTCGTCTCCGTCGACACCCACGACGTCGTCCTCGACGTGACGGCGAGCGAGGCGACCTTTCCGACCCGGAGCACCATCCGCTTCTCGTGCACGCAGCCGGGGGCCGAGACCTTCCTCGACTTCGTCGGCGCCTCGGTCGAGTCGATCACGGTCAACGGCACCCCGCTCGACCCCGCCGCGCACTTCGCCGACAGCCGCATCCGGCTCACCGGGCTCGCCGAGCACAACGAGGTCGTCGTCGAGGCGACCGGCCGCTTCACGAACACCGGCGAGGGCCTGCACCGCTTCGTCGACCCGGTCGACGACGAGGTCTACCTCTACACGCAGTTCGAGGTGCCGGACAGCCGCCGGATGTACCCCGTCTTCGAGCAGCCCGACCTCAAGGCGGAGTTCGCCTTCACGGTCACCGCCCCGGCGCACTGGCAGGTCGTCTCCAACTCCCCCACGCCGCAGCCGCAGCCGGCCGGCGAGGGCACCGCCACGTGGGCCTTCGAGCGCACGCCGCGGATCTCCAGCTACATCACCGCGCTCGTCGCCGGCCCGTACGACGTCGTCCGCGACAGCGCCACGACCCGGAACGGCGAGGTGCCCCTCGGCATCTTCTGCCGCAAGTCGCTCACGCCCTACCTCGACGCCGACAACCTCTTCGCGCTGACCAAGAGGGGCTTCACCTTCTTCGAGGAGGAGTTCGACTGCGCCTACCCGTTCGCGAAGTACGACCAGCTCTTCTCGCCGGAGTACAACATGGGCGCGATGGAGAACGCGGGCTGCGTCACCATCGCCGAGGTCTACGTCTTCCGCTCCAAGGTGCCCGACGCCCTCGTCGAGCGCCGCGCGCTGACCGTCCTGCACGAGCTGGCCCACATGTGGTTCGGCGACCTCGTGACGATGCGCTGGTGGGACGACCTCTGGCTCAACGAGTCCTTCGCCGAGTGGGCGTCGACGACGTGCCAGGCCGAGGCCACCGAGTGGGTCGACGCGTGGACGACGTTCGGCACGTACGAGAAGGACTGGGCCTACCGCCAGGACCAGCTCTCGACGACGCACCCGATCGTCGCCGAGATCAACGACCTGCAGGACGTCGAGGTCAACTTCGACGGCATCACCTACGCCAAGGGCGCGTCGGTGCTCAAGCAGCTCGTCGCCTACGTCGGCCGCGACGCCTTCCGGGAGGGCCTGCGCACGTACTTCCGCAAGCACGCCTGGGGCAACACGACGCTCGACGACCTGCTGACCGAGCTCGAGGCCACCTCGGGCCGCGACCTGCGCGCGTGGTCGCGCCTGTGGCTCGAGACCGCCGGCGTCAACACGCTGCGCCCGGCCGTGGAGGTCGACGAGTACGGCCGCATCACGTCCGCCGCCGTCGAGCAGACGTTCGCCGAGGGCTACGCGACGCTGCGCCCGCACCGGCTCGGCATCGGCCTCTACGAGGAGCGCGACGGCGAGCTGCACCGCACCGACCTGCTCGAGGTCGACGTCGACGGCGAGCGCACCGAGGTGCCCGCCCTCGTCGGCCGGCAGCAGCCGGACCTGCTGCTCGTCAACGACGAGGACCTCGCCTACGCCAAGATCCGCCTCGACGAGCGCTCGCTCGCGACGGCCCTGGCGCACCCGCGCGGCTTCACCTCCTCGCTCCCCCGGGCCCTCGTCCTCGCCTCGGCGTGGGACATGACCCGCGACGGCGAGATGGGCGCGCGTCGCTTCGCCGACCTCGTGCTGGCCAGCCTCCCCGGCGAGAGCGACTCGACCCTGCTGCGCACCCTGCTCATGCAGCTGCGCACCGCGGTGCTGTCGTACACCGCTCCCGCGCACCGCGACGCGACCCGCGCGGCGACCCGTGACCGCCTGTGGGAGGTCGCCCGCGCGGCCACCCCGGGCAGCGACGCGCAGCTGCAGCTGGTCACCGCGGCGGCGGGTCTCACCTCCGCCGGCGACGACACGACGACGCTGCGTGGCCTCTACGAGGGCACCGAGGTGCTCGACGGCCTCGGCGTCGACTTCGAGATGCGCTGGACGCTCCTCACCGCGCTGGCCGCGGCGGGTGCCTCCTCCGAGGACGAGGTCGCCGCCGAGCTGCGCCGCGAGGACACCGCGACGGCGCGCGAGCGCGCGGCCCGCACCCTCGCCGCCGTCCCGACGTCCGAGGCCAAGGAGCGCGCCTGGCGCGAGGCGGTCGACGAGACCGGCCGCCCGAACGCGATCGTCGACGCCAGCGGGATGGGCTTCGCCCGCCCCGGCACGCCGGCCGAGCTGCTGACGCCGTTCGTCGAGCGCTACCACGCGATGCTGGACTCGGTGCAGCAGAAGGGTTCTCACGCCCTCGTCGAGTCGATCGTCGCCGGCTTCTACCCGCACCCGCTCGTCGACGCCCACCTGCTGGAGGCCACACAGGCCTGGCTCGACGGCAACCCCGACGCCCCCGCCGGGCTGCGCCGCCTCGTCGCCGAGAACCGCGACCCGGTGGCGCGTGCCCTCGCCGCGCAGGAGCGCGATGCCCGTGACTGA
- a CDS encoding PP2C family protein-serine/threonine phosphatase, whose amino-acid sequence MATGVELPGVPRHEPDVRRRRVVAGRFSGVDQGRALTGALVAVVILLGVGVVFDPELVAISFVFPIVVVSGLALEPRRHGVVLAAAAAVVLLWGPLAQLSVARVVGVYVAVALVMAQTVVISRSRALVGTRGLGADRMFADLRDRIDQVGRVPVLPAGWRASSSILSAHGDRFSGDFVIANLSPAHDRLQVALVDVSGKGTGAGVRSLLLSGALGGLLGSVSAEGFLRAANDYLVRQGWDEGFATAVHLDLDLRTGAFSIGNAGHPAPALFTSGRGRWTVLESQHGPLLGVVPDVDFPRATGRLDRGDALLVYSDGVVEARDRDLTDGIDRMLGVASASVVRGGDIARDVCASARSGQDDDRSAFSVHRG is encoded by the coding sequence ATGGCGACAGGTGTGGAGCTCCCCGGGGTCCCGCGGCACGAGCCCGACGTCCGGCGACGGCGCGTCGTGGCCGGCCGCTTCTCGGGCGTCGACCAGGGGCGGGCGCTCACCGGGGCGCTCGTCGCGGTCGTCATCCTGCTCGGCGTCGGGGTCGTGTTCGACCCCGAGCTCGTCGCGATCTCCTTCGTCTTCCCGATCGTCGTCGTCTCCGGGCTCGCCCTCGAGCCCCGGCGGCACGGGGTCGTCCTCGCGGCGGCCGCCGCGGTCGTCCTGCTCTGGGGGCCGCTCGCGCAGCTGAGCGTCGCCCGCGTCGTCGGGGTCTACGTCGCGGTCGCGCTCGTCATGGCGCAGACGGTCGTCATCTCGCGCTCCCGCGCGCTCGTCGGCACCCGGGGGCTCGGCGCCGACCGGATGTTCGCCGACCTGCGCGACCGCATCGACCAGGTCGGCCGGGTGCCGGTGCTGCCGGCCGGCTGGCGCGCCTCCTCGAGCATCCTGTCGGCCCACGGCGACCGGTTCTCGGGCGACTTCGTCATCGCCAACCTCTCGCCGGCGCACGACCGGCTCCAGGTGGCCCTCGTCGACGTCAGCGGCAAGGGCACCGGGGCCGGGGTCCGCTCGCTCCTCCTCTCGGGCGCGCTCGGCGGCCTGCTCGGGTCGGTCTCGGCCGAGGGGTTCCTGCGCGCCGCCAACGACTACCTCGTGCGGCAGGGCTGGGACGAGGGCTTCGCGACCGCGGTGCACCTCGACCTCGACCTGCGCACCGGGGCCTTCTCGATCGGCAACGCCGGCCACCCCGCCCCGGCCCTGTTCACCTCCGGCCGCGGCCGGTGGACCGTCCTCGAGAGCCAGCACGGCCCGCTGCTCGGGGTCGTCCCGGACGTCGACTTCCCGCGAGCCACCGGCCGGCTCGACCGCGGCGACGCGCTGCTCGTCTACTCCGACGGCGTCGTCGAGGCCCGGGACCGCGACCTCACCGACGGCATCGACCGGATGCTCGGCGTGGCCTCCGCGTCGGTCGTGCGGGGCGGCGACATCGCCCGCGATGTGTGCGCGAGCGCCCGTTCGGGGCAGGATGACGACCGGTCCGCCTTCTCGGTCCACCGCGGCTGA